Within the Leptotrichia sp. oral taxon 498 genome, the region AGATGTAACAGTTATTTGTGAAACTGAAGATTATTCAGTAGTCATGGAAGAAATGGAAAAAGATGGAGAAGTTTCTTATGAAACTAAAAAAAGATTGGCTGGGAAAGTATTTAACTTGACATCGGCTTATGATGCGGCAATTTCTGCGTTCTTGTTAGAAGAAGATTATCCAAAATATTTGAATGTTTCTTATGAGAAAAAATTTGACTTGAGATATGGGGAAAATCCTCATCAATCTTCAGCTTACTATGTTTCAACTACTGAAAATGGAAGCATGAAAGATATTAAGCAATTGAACGGAAAAGAATTGTCATTTAACAATATTAGGGATATGGACATCGCTTGGAAAGTGGTTGGAGAATTTGATGGTCCGGCAGCTTGTGCGATAAAACACTCAACTCCTTGTGGTGTGGCTGTTGCAGATGATATTTTCACAGCGTACAAAAAAGCTCACGATTGTGATCCAGTATCAATTTTTGGTGGAATTGTGGCACTTAACAGAGAAGTTAATAAAGAAACTGCCGAAGAATTGAAAAAAATCTTCTTGGAAATCGTAATTGCACCTTCATTTACAGATGAAGCGTTGGAAATCTTGAAAACTAAGAAAAACTTGAGAGTTATCGAATGTAAAACTCCAAAACCTCAAGATAAATTCGATTATGTAAAAGTTGACGGCGGAATTTTGGTTCAAGGAACAAATAACAAGATGATTGATGAAATGAATGTTGTTACTGAAAAACAGCCTACTGAAAAAGAAAAAGCTGATATGGAATTAGGAATGAAAGTTGTAAAATATGTAAAATCAAATGCAATTGTAGTCGTTAAAGACGGAATGGCAATCGGTGTGGGAACTGGTCAAACTAACAGAATTTGGTCAACAGAACATGCATTACAGCACGCTCAAGAAAAAGTCGGAAAAGACTTGACAGGAGCAGTATTAGCATCAGACGCTTTCTTCCCATTCAGAGATTGCGTAGACACAGCTGCAAAAACAGGAATCAAAGCAATTGTACAACCTGGTGGTTCAATTAGAGATAAAGAATCAATTGACGCTTGTAATGAACATGGAATAACAATGGTATTTACTGGAATTAGACATTTTAAACATTAATTTTTTATGCAGGGAGATTAAAAAAGTTTAGTTTCTCTGCATAGCTTTAATATATTAAAAACCAATGTTATTTTCTAAATTAGTCAAATCATTTATAAAATAATTTAATCTTAAAAATAAAGAAACTAGGAGTTTAAAAAATGATAGAAAAAATTTTAGAAAAATTTAAAAATGACGAAAGAGTAGAAGCAATAGCGCTTGGAGGTTCAAGAGCGGGAGAAAATTTTGATGAAAAGTCGGACTATGATATCTATGTTTATTACAACGAAATGATACCTGAAAAAGAGCGTAAAGAAATTTATTTGGAAGTCTGTTCAAAAATTGAAATTGGCAATCATTATTGGGAATATGAAGATAATGGAGTTTTGAATAACGGAGTGGAATTCGATGTGGTTTACCGAAAACTAGACGATTTTATAAATGGAATTTCTTATGTAGTCGATAAATGTAATTCTCATAACGGATATACAACTTGTATGTGGCATAATCTGATAAATTGTAAAATTCTTTTTGACAAAAACAAAAAGCTTGAAAAATATCAAAAACAGTACAGCATAGATTATCCTAAAAAGTTGAAAGAAAATATAATTTTACGAAATATGAATTTATTGTCTGATGCTCTTCCAGCGTATAAGGGTCAAATAAAAAAGGCTACTGGAAGAGCTGATGTTGTGAGTATAAATCATAGAATAACAGAATTTTTGGCTTCATATTTTGATATTATTTTTGCATTAAATGAATTAACTCATCCAGGAGAAAAAAGACTTGTGGAAATTTCTTTGAAAAAATGTAAAAAATTACCGAAAAATTTTTCTCAAAATATAGAAAATTTATTAAAAAATATTGCCGTCAATAATGAAAATGTAAATTTTTATGTACAAGAAATTGTGAGAGAATTAAAAGAGATTTTAAAATAGGCGGGAGCAAAAATGGAATTAAAAGTGTTGGAATGGACATTTTTTAGAGAGTGTAAAGTTTCAAAAGATATAGAAAATATTTTGGTGGATGGCGAAAGTGCCACGGTTGTGTATAAAACAATACGGGATTTAGCGGTATTTACGAATAAAAGATTAATTGTAAAAGATAAACAAGGAATAACTGGACATAAATCTGAAATTTTTTCATTGCCATATAAATCAATAATTATGTGGTCAATTGAGAATGCTGGGAAAATTGTAGATTTTAATTCTGAAGTTGTGCTTTGGACAAGAATTGGAAAATTTAAAATAAAACTTGGAGCAGATATAGATGTAAAAAAAATAGATTATTTACTCGCAAGTTATATTCTATAAAAAAAATTGCTTAAAATTTATAAATTTATTAAAAAAATTTAAAATATAAATATAAAAAAGTAAATATGAAAAAATAAAAAAAGTTTAGGAGGCTTTAATGAAAGTACTGATTGTAGGAGCAGGTGGAAGAGAACACGCAATTGCTTGGAAAATTTCACAAAATGAAAAAGTTGAAAAAATATTTATTGCACCTGGAAATGCGGGAGCGGAGTTATTGGAAAAAGCTGAAAATGTGAATTTGTCAAACAATATTGAAGAATATGTAAAATTTGCAAAAAATAATAAAATTGATTTGACATTTGTTGGAAGCGAAGAATTATTAGTAGCTGGGATTGTTGATGAATTTAGAAAAAATAGATTAAAAATATTTGGTCCTGACAAAAAAGCGGCAATTCTTGAAGGAAGTAAAGCATTTTCAAAAGATTTTATGAAAAAATATGGAATAAAAACAGCGGTTTATGAGATTTTTGACGATGCCAACAAAGCAAAAGAGTTTTTAAATAATTGGAGCGATTTCCCGGTAGTTGTAAAAGCGAGTGGACTTGCAGCTGGAAAAGGTGTTATTATCGCTCAAAATCACGATGAAGCAATTAAAGCTGTTGAAGATATAATGGTTGACGAAAAATTTGGAAGTGCGGGAAATCAAGTTGTAATCGAAGAATTTTTGGACGGAGTGGAAGCGTCAATTTTATCGTTTACAGATAGTAAAGTTATCGTGCCACTTTTATCGGCGAAAGACCACAAAAAAATAGGAGAAAATGAAACTGGATTAAATACAGGTGGTATGGGGGTTATAAGTCCAAATCCTTATGTGACTAATGAAGTTTTTGAAAGTTTTAAAAACGACATTATGAATCCGACTTTAAAAGGTATTCAAGCGGAAGAAATGGATTTTGAAGGAGTAATTTTCTTTGGACTTATGATTACGAAAAAAGGTGTTTATTTGCTGGAATACAACATGAGATTAGGAGATCCTGAAACTCAGGCGGTTTTGCCGCTTTTGGAAAACGATTTATTGGAATTGGTGGAATACTCATTTGACAAAAAATTATCAGAATTAAAAGTTTCTTGGAAACCACTTCATTCTTGCTGTGTCGTAGGAGCAGCAAAAGGTTATCCTGAAAGTTATAAAAAAGGTGATGTGATAACTGGAATTGAAAATGCTTCAGATGATGAATTGGTATTTATCGCAGGAGCAAAATTTGAAGACGGGAAATTCAAAACTAATGGTGGAAGAGTTTTAAATGCAGTTGCATTTGGAAAAACATTGGATGAAGCTAGAAAAAATGCTTATAAATTATTATCAAAAATTAAATTTGATGGAATGTATTTTAGAAAAGATATTGGAAATGTGAAATAAAAAAATTATAAAAGTCCCTGAACTATTTTATTTTTGCTATAAAGTAGTTATGGGATTTTTTATTTATCTGTATAAAAACTTTTTTTCTATCAAAAATTAAAAATATATGCTATAATTAATAAAAATTGAAATAAAAAGGTGAATATCTTGAAAAAAAATAAAATATATAAATTACTTTTGTTTTTTATAATTTCAACGATAACAATACCGAAACAAAAGTCCGAAATCGACAAGCAAAATTTTAAGGATGGTGTCATAGATGTTGATATTATAATTAATAGAGATGAAAATTACAGAAAAAATGATAATGATGATGAAAATTATCCTGATGATGATTTGAATCGTGAGCCTGAAGATGGGGAGCTTATTTACTTAGATCAGATTCGGGAAGATGAAGAGGATATAAAAAAGGAAAAATCGGATAAATTGAATAGATTGGAAAAATTTATAAAAAAAATTGATTTGAAGGTCAATCCACTACTGAAATTTAAAGTTGAGAAAAGTTATGGTGCTTGGTATGTGATAAAGACAAGTGATCCGCAAGAAAAAGATTTTCAAAATATAACTTATAACTTTAAACAGGAACAAGATGGCTATAGATTGTCTAAAAGCTATTTGGATCCTCAAAGTAATATTTGGTCAGAGGATATAAAGAGGGCTTGGATTGAAGAAGCAAAAGGAAATGTTTATTTAGATATTGAAAAAAAATATTTTAAACATTTTCAAAATCAAATTTTATTTTTTGATAAAAATTACAGATATATGATTATAGAATTTGCTGACGGAGTAACTCGAGTCTTATCCCGCTATCCGAATAATAATAAAATTTCGCTTGAAGGGGAGGAATTGAATGAGTTTGAAGATTTTTTGCAAAGCAGGAATGATTTAATAAATGTTTATTATGATACAAAAATATTTGGCTTGGAACAGACTGAAGAAAATAGAAAAAAAGAGGCGCTAAGACAAAGAACAAGTCAGTTGGAAGAGCAGTTAAAAAAAGATCCATCAAGTGTTTTTCAAATTGACACAAAAGGGTATTGGAAGGCAAAAGAAAAAGAGCGAAAGGATCTTAAAAAAAATCCGAAAGATCCAAATAATAAGTTGGATGGAGTGAAAGCTATTGAAATAAAAGATGGAAGTGAAATAAAAAAATAATTTCTTGCTAAATTAAAAATATTTATAAATATTTATTAAAAAAATTTTTTAGATAAATAATAAATTTTTGTTTTTTTATAAATAAATTATGAAAAATTTTAAGAAAATAAAATTTAATGAAATAGGAGAAAAAAATATGAAAAATACAATAAAACTTTTTAATATATTTTTGTCTATATTGTTATTTCTGTTTTTAATATTTTTTTACAGTTTTTTTGTTTCAAAAAGAGAATACAAAAATGTAAATATTGATGTAAAAAGAGGTACTACTTTTAGTCAAATTTATAAAAATTTAAAGTTAAATTACGGTATTTTAGATAGAATATATTTAAAGTTAAGTGGAAGAAATAATTTAAAAATAGGTGTTTATCGTTTTGATGGAAAACTTTCCAAATATGAAGTTATAAGAAAAATTAAAAGAAGTGAAATTAGTGGTATAAGGCTTACTATTCCTGAAGGGTTTACTTCAAAACAAGTTTTTGAGAGAATGAATGCACTTGGACTTGGAACAGAAGAAGAAATCAAAAAAAATCTTGCGGAAATAAAGTTTCCATATCCACATAAAGATAACAATTTTGAAGGATACTTTTATCCAGAAACATATATTTTTGCGGAAACTGTTACAACTAAAGAAGTCTTAGAAACTGTATTAAAAGAATTTCTTAGAAGATTCCCGCCTGAAAAATATCCAGATAAACAAAAATTTTATGACAATCTGAAATTGGCTTCAATAGTTGAAGCAGAAGTTTCGGATAGGGAAGATAAGCCAAAGGTTGCTGGAATATTTTTAAAACGACTTCAAATTGGAATGAGATTGGAATCTGACGCAACCCTAAAATATGTCTTGCGAAGACAGGCTAAAAGTGGTGAATTAAAGGCAAATATGTCGCCCTACAACTCTTATAGATTTTCTGGACTTCCGCCAACTCCAATTGGAAATCCGCCATACGAAACTTTTGAAGCAGTTGAAAACGCTGAAATAACTGACAATTTATTCTTTTTCACACATGACGGAAAAACCTATTATTCTAAAACTCATGAAGAACATCTACAAAAAAGAAAAGAAAGTGGGCAAATGAAATAAGAAAAAGATAAAAAAATAAAAAAAGAAATCAAAAAGTGAAAGTTGGAAAAAAATAAATGAATAATTTCAAAGAAAAGATAAGAGATTTGAGAAAAAGTGAGTTAATAAAAAAAGGAGATAAAATTTTAATCGCTTTTTCAGGTGGACCTGATTCTGTATTTTTATTTTTTTTATTAAGTTTTTTAAAAAAAGAATATGAGCTTAAAATTTCTTTGATTTATGTAAATCACAATTTGCGAGATGATGTAGAAAATGATTTAGAATTTGTAGAAAATTTTTCCAAAGAAAATAAAGTTAAAATTTTTATTGAAAATCTGGATGTTTTGGAATATTGTAAGAAAAATAAAAAATCAGTTGAACTCGGTGCAAGAGAGTTGCGATACAAAGTTTTGAATGAAAAATTAAAAGAGTTAAATTTTGACAAAATTGCAACTGGACACAATTTGGACGACAATGTGGAAACACTTGTTTTTAGACTTTTAAGAGGGACTTCGGTAAAGGGGTTAAAAGGGATTCCTGCCAAAAGAGAAAATATTATAAGACCGATTTTA harbors:
- the purH gene encoding bifunctional phosphoribosylaminoimidazolecarboxamide formyltransferase/IMP cyclohydrolase → MKKRALISAFDKTGILEFAQFLDKKGVEIISTGGTYRYLKENGLSVIDVSEVTNFKEMLDGRVKTLHPNIHGGILAIRDNKEHMETIKAEGIEPIDFVVVNLYPFFREVQTDKTFDEKIEFIDIGGPTMLRSAAKSFKDVTVICETEDYSVVMEEMEKDGEVSYETKKRLAGKVFNLTSAYDAAISAFLLEEDYPKYLNVSYEKKFDLRYGENPHQSSAYYVSTTENGSMKDIKQLNGKELSFNNIRDMDIAWKVVGEFDGPAACAIKHSTPCGVAVADDIFTAYKKAHDCDPVSIFGGIVALNREVNKETAEELKKIFLEIVIAPSFTDEALEILKTKKNLRVIECKTPKPQDKFDYVKVDGGILVQGTNNKMIDEMNVVTEKQPTEKEKADMELGMKVVKYVKSNAIVVVKDGMAIGVGTGQTNRIWSTEHALQHAQEKVGKDLTGAVLASDAFFPFRDCVDTAAKTGIKAIVQPGGSIRDKESIDACNEHGITMVFTGIRHFKH
- a CDS encoding nucleotidyltransferase domain-containing protein, with amino-acid sequence MIEKILEKFKNDERVEAIALGGSRAGENFDEKSDYDIYVYYNEMIPEKERKEIYLEVCSKIEIGNHYWEYEDNGVLNNGVEFDVVYRKLDDFINGISYVVDKCNSHNGYTTCMWHNLINCKILFDKNKKLEKYQKQYSIDYPKKLKENIILRNMNLLSDALPAYKGQIKKATGRADVVSINHRITEFLASYFDIIFALNELTHPGEKRLVEISLKKCKKLPKNFSQNIENLLKNIAVNNENVNFYVQEIVRELKEILK
- a CDS encoding PH domain-containing protein — encoded protein: MELKVLEWTFFRECKVSKDIENILVDGESATVVYKTIRDLAVFTNKRLIVKDKQGITGHKSEIFSLPYKSIIMWSIENAGKIVDFNSEVVLWTRIGKFKIKLGADIDVKKIDYLLASYIL
- the purD gene encoding phosphoribosylamine--glycine ligase, whose amino-acid sequence is MKVLIVGAGGREHAIAWKISQNEKVEKIFIAPGNAGAELLEKAENVNLSNNIEEYVKFAKNNKIDLTFVGSEELLVAGIVDEFRKNRLKIFGPDKKAAILEGSKAFSKDFMKKYGIKTAVYEIFDDANKAKEFLNNWSDFPVVVKASGLAAGKGVIIAQNHDEAIKAVEDIMVDEKFGSAGNQVVIEEFLDGVEASILSFTDSKVIVPLLSAKDHKKIGENETGLNTGGMGVISPNPYVTNEVFESFKNDIMNPTLKGIQAEEMDFEGVIFFGLMITKKGVYLLEYNMRLGDPETQAVLPLLENDLLELVEYSFDKKLSELKVSWKPLHSCCVVGAAKGYPESYKKGDVITGIENASDDELVFIAGAKFEDGKFKTNGGRVLNAVAFGKTLDEARKNAYKLLSKIKFDGMYFRKDIGNVK
- the mltG gene encoding endolytic transglycosylase MltG, coding for MKNTIKLFNIFLSILLFLFLIFFYSFFVSKREYKNVNIDVKRGTTFSQIYKNLKLNYGILDRIYLKLSGRNNLKIGVYRFDGKLSKYEVIRKIKRSEISGIRLTIPEGFTSKQVFERMNALGLGTEEEIKKNLAEIKFPYPHKDNNFEGYFYPETYIFAETVTTKEVLETVLKEFLRRFPPEKYPDKQKFYDNLKLASIVEAEVSDREDKPKVAGIFLKRLQIGMRLESDATLKYVLRRQAKSGELKANMSPYNSYRFSGLPPTPIGNPPYETFEAVENAEITDNLFFFTHDGKTYYSKTHEEHLQKRKESGQMK